In Variovorax paradoxus, a single genomic region encodes these proteins:
- the rplC gene encoding 50S ribosomal protein L3, with the protein MSLSNSLGLLGRKVGMMRLFTDDGDAVPVTVVDVSNNRVTQIKSQETDGYVALQVTFGSRKASRVTKPEAGHLAKAGVEAGEIIQEFRVTADTAGQHKAGGVIAVNSVFTVGQKVDVQGTSIGKGYAGTIKRHNMSSQRASHGNSRSHNVPGSIGMAQDPGRVFPGKRMTGHLGDVTRTTQNLDVFRIDEARQLLLIKGAIPGSKGGFVTVRPAIKAKPQAAEGAK; encoded by the coding sequence ATGAGTCTGAGCAACTCCCTCGGGTTGCTGGGCCGCAAGGTGGGGATGATGCGTCTCTTCACCGATGACGGGGATGCAGTTCCTGTCACGGTGGTGGATGTGTCCAACAACCGTGTGACCCAGATCAAGTCCCAAGAGACCGATGGCTACGTCGCCCTGCAAGTGACGTTCGGTTCGCGCAAAGCATCGCGCGTGACCAAGCCCGAAGCCGGCCACCTCGCCAAGGCGGGTGTCGAAGCAGGCGAAATCATCCAGGAATTCCGCGTTACCGCAGATACCGCAGGTCAGCACAAGGCTGGCGGCGTGATCGCCGTGAACAGCGTTTTCACCGTGGGCCAGAAGGTGGACGTGCAAGGCACCTCCATCGGCAAGGGCTACGCTGGCACGATCAAGCGTCACAACATGAGCTCGCAACGCGCGTCGCACGGTAACAGCCGTTCGCACAACGTTCCCGGCTCGATCGGTATGGCACAAGACCCCGGTCGCGTGTTCCCCGGCAAGCGCATGACGGGCCACCTCGGCGACGTCACCCGCACGACGCAAAACCTCGACGTGTTCCGCATCGACGAAGCACGCCAACTGCTGCTCATCAAGGGCGCGATCCCGGGTTCGAAGGGTGGCTTCGTCACCGTGCGTCCCGCCATCAAGGCCAAGCCGCAAGCGGCTGAAGGAGCGAAGTAA